A genomic window from Nocardioides rotundus includes:
- a CDS encoding ParB/RepB/Spo0J family partition protein: protein MNATPPRRGLGRGLGSLIPTAPSEPLAEPDRPDTEAGSAAPEETTAAAPITPAAPAAGAQGQDATQAAESAPSSQTADEQPDLVETGARFAELPPQQIRPNERQPRQVFDEEAMAELVHSIREVGLLQPVVVRRTGDDAYELVMGERRWRAAQEAGLEAIPAIVRETDDTDMLRDALLENLHRSQLNPLEEAAAYGQLLEDFSCTHEELADRIGRSRPQITNTLRLLKLSPTVQRRVAAGVLSAGHARALLAVEDPALQDRLAQRAVAEGISVRGLEEIVSVGDTGRSRSAARPRQTDPELVEIADRLSDRLETRVRVDMGRSKGKITVDFATLEDLQRIVEVLDPRNRTDRPI, encoded by the coding sequence ATGAACGCCACCCCGCCCCGTCGAGGCCTGGGACGCGGCCTGGGCTCGTTGATCCCCACCGCGCCGAGCGAGCCGCTCGCCGAGCCGGACAGGCCAGACACCGAGGCAGGTTCCGCCGCGCCCGAGGAGACAACGGCCGCGGCGCCGATCACCCCGGCCGCGCCCGCGGCGGGCGCGCAGGGCCAGGACGCCACACAAGCCGCGGAGTCCGCACCGTCCTCACAGACCGCGGACGAGCAGCCCGACCTCGTCGAGACCGGCGCCCGGTTCGCCGAGCTGCCCCCGCAGCAGATCCGCCCCAACGAGCGGCAGCCGCGACAGGTCTTCGACGAGGAGGCGATGGCCGAACTGGTGCACTCCATCCGCGAGGTGGGGCTGCTGCAGCCGGTCGTCGTACGTCGAACCGGGGACGACGCCTACGAGCTGGTCATGGGCGAGCGCCGCTGGCGCGCGGCCCAGGAGGCCGGCCTCGAGGCGATCCCCGCGATCGTGCGCGAGACCGACGACACCGACATGCTGCGCGACGCGCTGCTGGAGAACCTGCACCGCTCCCAGCTGAACCCCCTGGAGGAGGCGGCGGCCTACGGTCAGCTGCTGGAGGACTTCTCCTGCACCCACGAGGAGCTGGCCGACCGGATCGGACGCTCCCGCCCGCAGATCACCAACACCCTGCGGCTGCTCAAGCTCTCCCCCACGGTGCAGCGGCGGGTCGCCGCTGGCGTGCTGTCGGCCGGTCACGCCCGCGCGCTGCTCGCGGTCGAGGACCCGGCGCTCCAGGACCGGCTCGCCCAGCGCGCGGTCGCGGAGGGGATCAGCGTCCGCGGACTGGAGGAGATCGTCTCCGTCGGCGACACCGGGCGCTCGCGCAGCGCCGCCCGGCCCCGGCAGACCGACCCCGAGCTGGTGGAGATCGCCGACCGGCTCTCCGACCGCCTCGAGACCCGGGTCCGCGTGGACATGGGCCGGAGCAAGGGCAAGATCACCGTGGACTTCGCGACGCTGGAGGATCTGCAGCGGATCGTCGAGGTCCTCGACCCCCGGAACCGCACCGACCGCCCGATCTGA